Within Butyrivibrio fibrisolvens, the genomic segment AAGTATAAATCTTGAAGAAGTAGATAAGATCAACAATAATAATAGCGATAACAAGAGGATCCTACTGATAGAAGATATCCCCAATCTGCTTGCAGGAGAGATGTTCAAGGGATCTGAATTTAATCCCCATGTTGCTGATAAGATTACTGATGATATCAAAAAATTAATATCAGTATGTGATCATACAGTCATAGTAACCAATGAAGTATTCTCAGATGGTATAACCTATGATGAATATACAACTACTTATCTTAAGGAGTTTGGTACTATCAATCAAAGACTTGCTGCTATTTCAGACAAGGTTGTCGAGCTTGTCTGCGGGATACCGCTTGTCATTAAGAAGTAGTGTGGGATACCGCTTGTCATCGAGAAAGTAGTGAGGAATACCTCCTATTATCAAAGAGTAGTTTAGGATAGGACCTGCAAAAAAAGAGATCTAATACGAGGCGAAGATATGGAATTATATATAGGCGGCGCTTTTCAGGGCCAGAAAGAATACGTGGATAACGAATATCGTGATATTAAAAAGCTCAATTGGTACAATGGCCAAGACCCGGTAGATACTGACATCTCAGATTATGATGCGATCTGCAATTATCATGAGATCATAAGAAGGCAGGTTGGCATAGGCATAGATCCGGAAGCTGAGCTTGAGAAGATCTTAGATCATAATCCGCAGATCATAATAGTGTGCGATGAAGTTGGCTGCGGAGTTATCCCTATAGATAGTCAGGACAGAGCCTACAGAGAAGCTG encodes:
- a CDS encoding bifunctional adenosylcobinamide kinase/adenosylcobinamide-phosphate guanylyltransferase, with amino-acid sequence MELYIGGAFQGQKEYVDNEYRDIKKLNWYNGQDPVDTDISDYDAICNYHEIIRRQVGIGIDPEAELEKILDHNPQIIIVCDEVGCGVIPIDSQDRAYREAVGRCMCKAASRADRVVRIICGIGQVIKDVNR
- a CDS encoding bifunctional adenosylcobinamide kinase/adenosylcobinamide-phosphate guanylyltransferase, with translation MIVFITGGNDNGKSEYAEDLVLKLSPGGGAAGYTRIYLATMGARDPESLKRIEKHIFRRKDMEYITIEKSYDVGSINLEEVDKINNNNSDNKRILLIEDIPNLLAGEMFKGSEFNPHVADKITDDIKKLISVCDHTVIVTNEVFSDGITYDEYTTTYLKEFGTINQRLAAISDKVVELVCGIPLVIKK